In Chryseobacterium oryzae, the genomic stretch CTCTCCGTAAACGCCCAAAACAAGGCATTCGCTGAAGAAATTGGCAATTTGCTTTTTAGGAAAATTTACTACAGCTAAAATCTGTTTTCCTATCAATTCTTCTTTTGAATATAGAGAAGTAATTTGCGCAGCAGATTTTTTAATTCCTAAATCTCCAAAATCAATTTCAACCTGATAGGATGGGTTTCTTGCTTTCTCGAAATCTTTGGCAGAAATAATGGTTCCGCTACGGAT encodes the following:
- a CDS encoding tRNA-binding protein, which encodes MSIKPEISWQDFERLDIRSGTIISAKDFEKARNPSYQVEIDFGDLGIKKSAAQITSLYSKEELIGKQILAVVNFPKKQIANFFSECLVLGVYGEDVKNVTLLSPSLPVKNGLQVG